The Pigmentiphaga aceris DNA segment ATGTCGCGCCGAGGGCCTGTTGGTCATCAAGTGCGGTCTTCACCGCAACACGGTGCGTTTGCTGGCACCGCTCAACACATCAGCGGAGATTGCACACGAAGCACTGAGCATTCTGCACGGCGCAATCACTCGCGCACAGCGGCGTTGACAGTCAAACGCATCAACGACTGGCGACTATCCGTGTGATGTTGAACGGCCACATTTTTTCATGAGGCCCATGTCTCAATACCCCTGTGCCGGATCAATCACATGATCCGGTGACTCACCTGCCGACACGCGCAGAATATTGACGGCGATCTGCTCTGCAGACGACGCAGGCAATGCCACCGACGCCAAATGTGGGGTGATGAGCACGTTCGGCAAACGCCACAGCGGGTCATCAGCAGGCAAGGGCTCAGGCGTGAACGCATCCAGCGTGGCGGAACCGATATGGCCAGACGTCAGTAGTTCGGTCAGGGCCTGCTGATCGACCAATTCACCTCGGGCCACATTGATGAATGCAGCGCCCGGGCGCATCTTCATGAGCCGCGTGCGATCCAGAATCTGTCTGGTCTGTGGCGTGAGTGGCAGCATCACTACCAGAATGTCAGCCTGGCCGATTGCCGCATCCAGCGTGTCCATGCCTGACACACTGTGCACCCCATCGATCTGCTTGGGCTTGCGCGACCACCCCGTCACCTTGAAACCCTGGCGCTGTACTTCGAATGCAGCCTTGGCACCTAACTGCCCCAAGCCCAGCACCGTGACAGATACGTCCTCGGGCGAACGCGGGTGCCTGTACGCCCACGTCGCTTCGCGCTGGGATTGTTCGAAATGCGGAATATCGCGTGCATGTCGCAGCACGGCGAACAGCACGTACCCCGCCATCATGCGTGCCATCTGCGGATCGGTCAGCCGTGTGATGGGAATCCCTGCCGGCAGGTCGGTGCGATGCAGCAAGGAATCGACACCTGCGCCCAGGTTGATGATCAGGCGCAGATTTTTCATCGCATCGAAGAAACCCACAGGCGGTTTCCAGACCAGCGCGTAATGAACATCTTCGGGCCGTTCGACGGCGCTGGAATGCACCACGTTCAGGTGTGGCAACTGCGCCTGAAGCGCACGTTTCCACGTATCAAAGTCATCGAACTTGCTGTAGAAAACCAGCGTGCCGGAAGGAAGGCGATCAGCGTCGGTCATTGGTCTTTGGCTCAAGATTGCTTGCGTATCAGGCGTGCAATGGCATCGATGGCAAGTTCATAACCATCACCACCCAGACCGGCAATCACGCCGTCGGCCACCTTCGAGATATACGAGTGATGGCGGAAGGGCTCACGCTTCCAGATATTGCTCATGTGCGCTTCGATGATCTTGCCCGGGAAAGACATCAGCGCATCCAGAATCGGGATCGAACTGTAGGTCAGACCGGCTGCATTGATGATGATGCCGTCGGCCACGCCCCGCCCTTCCTGAATCCAGTCGATCAGTTGCCCTTCCCAGTTCGATTGCAGAAAGCGCAGGTTCACGTTCAGCGATACGGCTTTCTTTTCGCAGCGTGACTGCAATACCGGAAAGCTGTCGGTACCGTAGTTTTTGTTGGCATCCAGGCCATATAGATTGGCGTTGGGGCCGTTCAAAAACCAGACCGTGATAGTGGCAGGAGACGTCGAGGTGTCGCTCATGTTCAACCTTCGTGGGGGCGAGTGGCCCGCATCGCGGGCAGGTCTTGAAAGGCCGCGTTCCAGCGGGTAGCAGCGGGGTGGCCGGCACGCCAGTTGAGTTCAGGAAAACGGAAGTCCAGGTAACCGAGCGCGCAGCCGATGGTGATCTCGCCAATGGTCGGGCGGTCTGCCGACAGCTCGGATGCCATGCTGTCGATGGCGTCCAGACTGGCCCCCACCTTGGTCAGCAGCGCCTCACGCCATGTCGGCCACTGAAACTCGGCAGGCCGCGCGGTCAGCTCGTAACGCGCAAGCAACGCGGCGTCGAGCAACCCGTCACCAAGCGCCTGTTGGGCAAGCGCCGTCCATCGCGCATCGCCATCGGCAGGAAATAACTGAAGCTCACTTTTCAGGCTGGCCAGGTATTCACAGATCACACGACTGTCGTAAAGCGCTTTGCCGCTTTCCAGGATCAGCGTGGGCACCTTGGCCAGCGGGTTGTGGGCCGCAATGCGTGTGTCGCGCCGGATGGGATGCGCGGCACTGTCCAGCAATTCGATGTTGTCGCGCTGTCCGGTCAGATGGGCGCAGACCATGACCTTGCGCACGTAGGGCGAGGTCGGAGCAAACAGGAGTTTCATCATGACTAGGGCACCAGAACAAGTTTTCCGAACACGCTGCCGCTCTCCAGCATCTCGTGTGATGCCTTGGCATCAGCAAGCGGGAAGGTCGCATGGATGCGCGGACCGACCCGACCGCTTTTCACCAGCGGCAGCACATGGCGGGCGATGCTTTTTGCCATGCGGGTTTTTTCAAAATGACTTTGCGGACGCATGGTCGATGAATGCAGGCTTATCTGGCGCTGCATCAAGGTCAGCAATTCGACGTTCACAGCCGAGCCTTGCATGAAGGACAGGCTGACATGGCGACCACCAAATGCCATGGCTTGCAGATTGCGGCGCACGTAATCCCCGCCCACCACGTCCAGCACGACATCCACGCCCCGGCCTTCCGTGTGGTCCAGGCAGGCTTGCGTGAAGTCGGTAGTGGGCCAGCAGATCGCCAGTTCCGCACCCGACGCCTGCAAGGCTGGAAACCGCGACTCGTTGGCATCGGTCACGATCACCGTGGCACCCGCCGCGTGCGCCATGCGCGTCGCCAAGGTGCCAATGCCACCGCCCGCACCGTGAATCAGCACGGTTTCGCCCATAGCCAGACGACCGAGTTCGAACAGGTTGTGCCAGACCGTGAAGAGCCCCTCCGGCAAGGCAGCTGCCTCGGTGTCGGACAGGTTGGCAGGAACGTCAAAAGAATGGTCAACGGCGGCCACACACCAGGGGGCATATCCACCGCCCGGCACCAGGCTCATCAGACGACGACCCAGCAATTGGCGGTCTACGCCCGGGCCACATTTCACGACCTCACCGCACACTTCCAGACCCAACACGTCGGTGACACCAGCGGCAGGTTTTGCGATGCCCTGGCGTTGCATGATGTCGGGGCGATTGACGCCTGCTGCCAGCACACGCAGCAGCACTTCGCCAGCACCGGGCTCGGGCACGGGGCGCTCGGCCATTATCAATACGCTGGCGTCACCCGGTTCGCGCGCGATGATGGCGTTCATGGAAGCGGGAACGGAATTCATGGGGCCTGACGCGGCAAGAGCATGGGACATGGAATGCACAAACTCACTTCTGCGGATTGAAAACGCTGATGCCGTCTTCGGGCAACGCCAGCCCGACGACCGACCCTACCGGCCACTGCTGCATCGCGCCCAAGCCGGCGCTGCGAACCGTGACGACCTGACGTGCCGTCATCGGGATGTCCACATCCACAAAGGTGTTGATGTGGTCGCCCTGGAAAACGTGATTGACCACGGTGCCGCTCAGTACCGATCCGGGATGCAGGTTTTCGAACCTGATGTGTTCCGGGCGCACGTAGATGTCCAGGCGCTCGCCGGAATGCGAGCCGCCGACTAGGCGGGCACGCGGCAGGCTGATCAAGGCCGAACCAAGTCGCAGCTGAATATCGGAGCCGCTCTGGCCGTGATAGTGGCTGGGCAAGATGTTCACATCGCCCAGGAACGAGGCAACGAACGGGTCTTGCGGGTTCTGGTACAGATCGGCGGGCGATGCAATCTGGCGAATGGCACCGGCCGACATCACTGCGATGCGGTCCGACATGGCCAGCGCTTCACCCTGATCGTGCGTCACGAATACGGTGGTCAGACCCAGCCGACGCTGGATCTCGCGGATCTCGACCTGCATGGACCCGCGCAGGCTCTTGTCCAGCGCAGAGAACGGTTCGTCTAGCAGCAGGACCTTGGGCTGAATCACTAGCGCACGCGCCAGCGCCACCCGTTGCTGCTGACCACCTGACAGTTCGCGCGGCTTGCGATGACCCAGGCCATCGAGCTTCACCATTTCCATGGCCTGCTTCACCCGCTGCGCCAACTCGTCCTTCGGTACACCGCGCATGCGCAGTCCGTAGCCGATGTTGCGCTCGACATCCATGTGCGGGAACAAGGCGTAGTTCTGGAACACGATGCCGATCTGGCGTTTGTGCGGTGGCTCGCTGGTAACGGGTTCACCGTCGATGAACACCTCCCCGTTGTCGGCCTCCGCGAACCCAGCGATCAGGTTCAGCAGCGTCGTCTTGCCGCAGCCCGATGGCCCCAGCAAGGTAAGGAATTCACCGCGTTTGATCTTCAGCGAAAGCTCATGCAGAACGGTCTGGTCACGGTACTTCTTGACCACGCGTTCGAGGCTGACGGCGGTGTCGGACGCGGGTGCGCGGCGTGCTTGCACTGCGGTATTTGAATTGACTGCGCTCATGATGGCATCACGGTGATTTGAAGGGGCTTGCCGGACGCCAAGGCGCTTATGCGCTATCCACTCAGGACAGCGAGACCGGTCTGGTACTGAGGCACAAGATAAGACAAACCGTCGGAATTACGTATTTGCCGAAATTGATGCCGCCCCTCGGAAAAAACGAAATGGCCACTTTGCTTTTTCCTAAGCCCTGAGTTCGAAAAACATCATTCTCAAACGACGCCAGCTTCACCAGAATTCTGCCGTCGGTGATCGATGTCTCCAGGGTGCCTGTGATGCGCCGCCTGACCGGCTACCAGCCTGTGTCGGCGAGACAGATCAAGGGCGATCAATTTTAGGAATTCAAATGTCAGTGGAAAAAATCAACACCTTGGTTGTGGGCGCTGGCCAGGCGGGTATCGCGATGAGCGAGCATCTTTCCCTCATGGGGGTGCCGCACATCGTGCTGGAGCGCAGCCGCATTGCGGAACGCTGGCGCTCGGAACGCTGGGATTCCCTGGTCGCCAACGGACCGGCCTGGCACGATCGCTTTCCGACGCTGAAATTCGACGGTGTCGGGCAAGACGTGTTCCCGCCGAAAGAGCGCATGGCCCAGTATTTCGAGGACTATGCCGCGATGCTGAAAGCGCCCATCCGCACGGGTGTCGAGGTCAAGCATGTGGAACGTCACGTGGGACGGCCGGGCTTCAAGGTCACGACCTCCGCCGGCATCATCGATGCAACCCACGTGGTTGCCGCAACCGGCCCGTTCCAGGCACCGACCTACCCCAAGATCGTGCCCGAGACCGACGGCATTCAGCAGCTGCATTCGGTGAATTACAAGAATCCCGGACAACTGAAAGAAGGCGCGGTGTTGGTGGTGGGCGCAGGCGCATCGGGCTCGCAGATTGCAGAAGAATTGCGCAAGGCAGGCAAGACGGTCTACCTGTCGGTGGGCGAACACTACCGTCCGCCGCGTGCCTATCGCGGCCGTGACTATTGCTGGTGGCTGGGTGCGCTTGGCCTGTGGGATGAGGTCAAGATCAAGCCGAAGAAGAAGCACGTGGCCTTCGCCGTCAGTGGGTATGACGGCGGCAAGACCGTGGACTTCCGACGGCTGGCGCACGCAGGCATCACCCTGGTCGGCCTGACCAAGTCCTACCAGAATGGCGTGATCGAATTCGAGAAAGGCTTGGCTGAAAATGTGGCCGAAGGCGACCGTGCATACTTCGACGTGTTGCGTGATGCCGATGCGTACATCGAAGAGAATGGCCTGCCCTTCCCGCTTGAACCTGAAGCCTGGGAACTGCTGCCTGACCCCGACTGCCTGAGCAATCCGATTCTGGAACTGAACCTGGCTGACGCAGGCATCACCACGATTCTCTGGGCCACCGGTTTCACCTTCGATTACGGCTGGCTGCAGGTCGATGCCTTCGACGAAAAGGGCGAACCCTTCCACAAACGTGGCATCGCTTCCGAGAGCGGCATCTACTTCCTTGGCTTGCCGAACCTGGTGAAC contains these protein-coding regions:
- a CDS encoding NAD(P)H-quinone oxidoreductase, translating into MNSVPASMNAIIAREPGDASVLIMAERPVPEPGAGEVLLRVLAAGVNRPDIMQRQGIAKPAAGVTDVLGLEVCGEVVKCGPGVDRQLLGRRLMSLVPGGGYAPWCVAAVDHSFDVPANLSDTEAAALPEGLFTVWHNLFELGRLAMGETVLIHGAGGGIGTLATRMAHAAGATVIVTDANESRFPALQASGAELAICWPTTDFTQACLDHTEGRGVDVVLDVVGGDYVRRNLQAMAFGGRHVSLSFMQGSAVNVELLTLMQRQISLHSSTMRPQSHFEKTRMAKSIARHVLPLVKSGRVGPRIHATFPLADAKASHEMLESGSVFGKLVLVP
- a CDS encoding ABC transporter ATP-binding protein → MSAVNSNTAVQARRAPASDTAVSLERVVKKYRDQTVLHELSLKIKRGEFLTLLGPSGCGKTTLLNLIAGFAEADNGEVFIDGEPVTSEPPHKRQIGIVFQNYALFPHMDVERNIGYGLRMRGVPKDELAQRVKQAMEMVKLDGLGHRKPRELSGGQQQRVALARALVIQPKVLLLDEPFSALDKSLRGSMQVEIREIQRRLGLTTVFVTHDQGEALAMSDRIAVMSAGAIRQIASPADLYQNPQDPFVASFLGDVNILPSHYHGQSGSDIQLRLGSALISLPRARLVGGSHSGERLDIYVRPEHIRFENLHPGSVLSGTVVNHVFQGDHINTFVDVDIPMTARQVVTVRSAGLGAMQQWPVGSVVGLALPEDGISVFNPQK
- a CDS encoding flavin-containing monooxygenase; its protein translation is MSVEKINTLVVGAGQAGIAMSEHLSLMGVPHIVLERSRIAERWRSERWDSLVANGPAWHDRFPTLKFDGVGQDVFPPKERMAQYFEDYAAMLKAPIRTGVEVKHVERHVGRPGFKVTTSAGIIDATHVVAATGPFQAPTYPKIVPETDGIQQLHSVNYKNPGQLKEGAVLVVGAGASGSQIAEELRKAGKTVYLSVGEHYRPPRAYRGRDYCWWLGALGLWDEVKIKPKKKHVAFAVSGYDGGKTVDFRRLAHAGITLVGLTKSYQNGVIEFEKGLAENVAEGDRAYFDVLRDADAYIEENGLPFPLEPEAWELLPDPDCLSNPILELNLADAGITTILWATGFTFDYGWLQVDAFDEKGEPFHKRGIASESGIYFLGLPNLVNRASSFIYGVWHDAKYIADHIVMQDAYMAYEKE
- a CDS encoding type II 3-dehydroquinate dehydratase, translated to MSDTSTSPATITVWFLNGPNANLYGLDANKNYGTDSFPVLQSRCEKKAVSLNVNLRFLQSNWEGQLIDWIQEGRGVADGIIINAAGLTYSSIPILDALMSFPGKIIEAHMSNIWKREPFRHHSYISKVADGVIAGLGGDGYELAIDAIARLIRKQS
- a CDS encoding glutathione S-transferase, which encodes MKLLFAPTSPYVRKVMVCAHLTGQRDNIELLDSAAHPIRRDTRIAAHNPLAKVPTLILESGKALYDSRVICEYLASLKSELQLFPADGDARWTALAQQALGDGLLDAALLARYELTARPAEFQWPTWREALLTKVGASLDAIDSMASELSADRPTIGEITIGCALGYLDFRFPELNWRAGHPAATRWNAAFQDLPAMRATRPHEG
- a CDS encoding 2-hydroxyacid dehydrogenase, which translates into the protein MTDADRLPSGTLVFYSKFDDFDTWKRALQAQLPHLNVVHSSAVERPEDVHYALVWKPPVGFFDAMKNLRLIINLGAGVDSLLHRTDLPAGIPITRLTDPQMARMMAGYVLFAVLRHARDIPHFEQSQREATWAYRHPRSPEDVSVTVLGLGQLGAKAAFEVQRQGFKVTGWSRKPKQIDGVHSVSGMDTLDAAIGQADILVVMLPLTPQTRQILDRTRLMKMRPGAAFINVARGELVDQQALTELLTSGHIGSATLDAFTPEPLPADDPLWRLPNVLITPHLASVALPASSAEQIAVNILRVSAGESPDHVIDPAQGY